A section of the Myxocyprinus asiaticus isolate MX2 ecotype Aquarium Trade chromosome 22, UBuf_Myxa_2, whole genome shotgun sequence genome encodes:
- the LOC127412758 gene encoding uncharacterized protein LOC127412758 yields the protein MLFIFGLLLLLIPTDTCVEMFCRFNQTDPCYTALGHKLYLQMLLDTYNVELVFKKGTDSAADPVFTVKKGKIKEQREYESFRSRSEFIFNNGTLIINSVIRSDSGTYRLEIYNSVGEQTYTNNLQVNVEAPIGSVEVSVSCSSSGEKRVSCSSEGDQLIFNWTLNGQKLEDGNNTIHLDEETSGNITCTVKNRVSHGQNTTSVNRCPGTTTATVTSHLTSTVTDRWSGNGTGFTEHTTGNFSDGRNVTHTGNPGAFSPWILVATSLIALCTVAVVLIVLVIIACHIYKMKQLKLTAATGNDTELLCTHTSHNKHNREDEHKRSDVTPNADVKYAVVGPQTNRNKRKMKEEEVQYGEVTFTPAVLNNHQYKEQEDCVYSQVQTRQKNISL from the exons ATGCTGTTCATCTTtggactgctgctgctgctgatacCAACTGATACAT gtGTGGAGATGTTCTGCAGGTTTAATCAGACAGATCCCTGTTACACAGCTCTGGGACACAAACTCTATCTGCAGATGCTGCTGGACACTTATAATGTTGAACTGGTGTTTAAAAAGGGGACGGACAGTGCGGCAGATCCAGTTTTTACAGTAAAGAAAGGCAAGATAAAGGAACAAAGGGAATATGAATCCTTTAGAAGCAGATCTGAGTTTATCTTTAATAATGGGACTCTGATTATAAACAGTGTGATCAGATCAGATTCAGGGACATACAGATTAGAGATTTATAACTCTGTTGGagaacaaacatacacaaacaatcTTCAAGTGAATGTTGAAG CTCCTATTGGCTCAGTGGAAGTGTCAGTCAGTTGCTCGTCCAGTGGGGAGAAGCGAGTGTCCTGCTCCTCTGAGGGGGATCAGCTCATCTTCAACTGGACTCTGAATGGACAAAAACTGGAGGATGGAAATAACACCATTCATCTGGATGAGGAAACTTCTGGAAACATCACCTGCACTGTGAAGAACCGCGTCAGTCATGGACAGAACACCACTAGTGTAAACCGATGTCCTG GAACAACTACTGCAACTGTGACCTCACATCTGACCTCTACAGTGACCGACAGGTGGTCAGGAAACGGTACGGGTTTCACTGAACACACTACAGGGAATTTCTCAGATGGTAGGAATGTCACTCACACTGGGAACCCTGGAGCATTTTCTCCATGGATCT TAGTTGCTACAAGTCTGATTGCTCTGTGCACTGTTGCTGTGGTCCTGATTGTGTTGGTCATCATAGCATGTCACATTTACAAGATGAAACAGCTCAAGCTGACAGCAG CAACTGGTAACGATACAGAACTCCTGTGCACTCACACCTCTCATAATAAACACAACAGAGAGGATGAACACAAGAGATCAG ATGTGACCCCAAATGCAGATGTGAAATATGCTGTGGTTGGCCCTCAGACGAATAGGAATAAGAGGAAGATGAAGGAGGAAGAGGTTCAGTATGGAGAGGTGACGTTCACTCCAGCTGTCTTAAACAATCATCAGTATAAAGAACAGGAAGACTGTGTGTACTCTCAAGTACAGACACGACAGAAAAACATAAGCCTTTAG